A single region of the Sorghum bicolor cultivar BTx623 chromosome 9, Sorghum_bicolor_NCBIv3, whole genome shotgun sequence genome encodes:
- the LOC8064165 gene encoding uncharacterized protein LOC8064165 isoform X1 has translation MSPAVRVGNPRAPGPGAAVVAEDEEEAAAAVAWRELRGKAAELAAAAEERAILARRIEAALQVRREALRQAEELDELRQRVDLQQARLEAAVIGRSRALDGVERGKELLQEQIERVLPLSRALTTAHQRVQEAKEALSGDKFRLKDLQRLLRTRQQCMVSHVAGLYPVKVFHDLPRHAENPCDDTNDGRTISGEHGTLPEENGTFSGGNGTHLPTIIKSPQACGWTFFGWDIMKHKMKQKSYRNKELQRSAAVLGYAAHAVLLIACYLDVPLRYPLRFGGSRSYVSDRLPSADTASAGLASTRNTKSQLTEYPLFLESQEDDSTSASYAIYLLHKDTEQLLNYVGAESCGRHVFGNLRELLRIIQSDEFVYR, from the exons ATGAGTCCGGCGGTTCGGGTGGGGAACCCGCGCGCGCCCGGTCCGGGTGCCGCGGTGGTGgcggaggacgaggaggaggcggcggcggcggtcgcgTGGCGGGAGCTGCGCGGTAAGGCCGCGGAGCTGGCGGCCGCGGCCGAGGAACGGGCGATCCTGGCCCGCCGCATCGAGGCCGCGCTCCAG GTGAGGAGGGAGGCACTGCGCCAGGCGGAGGAACTGGACGAGCTGAGGCAGAGGGTGGACCTCCAGCAAGCGCGTTTGGAGGCGGCCGTCATCGGCAGGAGTCGGGCGCTCGATGGGGTGGAGCGGGGGAAGGAGCTGCTGCAGGAGCAGATCGAGCGGGTGCTGCCGCTGTCGAGGGCCCTCACCACCGCGCACCAGCGAGTGCAG GAAGCCAAGGAGGCATTGTCGGGAGACAAATTCAGACTTAAGGATCTGCAGAGGCTGCTTAGGACGAGGCAGCAGTGCATGGTTAGCCATGTTGCTGGTTTGTATCCTGTGAAAGTCTTCCATGATCTTCCAAGGCATGCAGAAAACCCTTGTGATGATACTAATG ATGGCAGAACAATTTCAGGGGAGCATGGAACACTTCCAGAGGAAAATGGAACGTTTTCAGGTGGAAACGGAACACATTTACCCACCATTATCAAATCTCCACAAGCATGTGGCTGGACATTCTTTGGCTGGGACATTATGAAGCATAAAATGAAGCAGAAAAGTTACAGGAACAAGGAGCTTCAGAGGTCCGCAGCTGTTCTGGGATACGCAGCACAT GCAGTCTTGCTCATAGCTTGCTATCTTGATGTTCCCCTCCGATATCCCTTGCGCTTTGGAGGATCCCGATCTTATGTGAGTGATCGCTTGCCTTCAGCTGATACAGCATCGGCTGGTTTAGCAAGTACCAGGAACACCAAATCACAACTAACAGAGTACCCCCTTTTCCTGGAATCCCAAGAAGACGACTCCACTAGTGCCTCCTATGCCATTTATTTGTTGCACAAG GATACGGAGCAGCTTCTGAACTATGTTGGAGCAGAGAGCTGTGGAAGGCACGTGTTTGGTAACCTGCGAGAACTTCTTAGGATCATACAGTCTGATGAGTTTGTGTACAGATGA
- the LOC8064165 gene encoding UV radiation resistance-associated gene protein isoform X2, with amino-acid sequence MSPAVRVGNPRAPGPGAAVVAEDEEEAAAAVAWRELRGKAAELAAAAEERAILARRIEAALQVRREALRQAEELDELRQRVDLQQARLEAAVIGRSRALDGVERGKELLQEQIERVLPLSRALTTAHQRVQEAKEALSGDKFRLKDLQRLLRTRQQCMVSHVAGLYPVKVFHDLPRHAENPCDDTNGEHGTLPEENGTFSGGNGTHLPTIIKSPQACGWTFFGWDIMKHKMKQKSYRNKELQRSAAVLGYAAHAVLLIACYLDVPLRYPLRFGGSRSYVSDRLPSADTASAGLASTRNTKSQLTEYPLFLESQEDDSTSASYAIYLLHKDTEQLLNYVGAESCGRHVFGNLRELLRIIQSDEFVYR; translated from the exons ATGAGTCCGGCGGTTCGGGTGGGGAACCCGCGCGCGCCCGGTCCGGGTGCCGCGGTGGTGgcggaggacgaggaggaggcggcggcggcggtcgcgTGGCGGGAGCTGCGCGGTAAGGCCGCGGAGCTGGCGGCCGCGGCCGAGGAACGGGCGATCCTGGCCCGCCGCATCGAGGCCGCGCTCCAG GTGAGGAGGGAGGCACTGCGCCAGGCGGAGGAACTGGACGAGCTGAGGCAGAGGGTGGACCTCCAGCAAGCGCGTTTGGAGGCGGCCGTCATCGGCAGGAGTCGGGCGCTCGATGGGGTGGAGCGGGGGAAGGAGCTGCTGCAGGAGCAGATCGAGCGGGTGCTGCCGCTGTCGAGGGCCCTCACCACCGCGCACCAGCGAGTGCAG GAAGCCAAGGAGGCATTGTCGGGAGACAAATTCAGACTTAAGGATCTGCAGAGGCTGCTTAGGACGAGGCAGCAGTGCATGGTTAGCCATGTTGCTGGTTTGTATCCTGTGAAAGTCTTCCATGATCTTCCAAGGCATGCAGAAAACCCTTGTGATGATACTAATG GGGAGCATGGAACACTTCCAGAGGAAAATGGAACGTTTTCAGGTGGAAACGGAACACATTTACCCACCATTATCAAATCTCCACAAGCATGTGGCTGGACATTCTTTGGCTGGGACATTATGAAGCATAAAATGAAGCAGAAAAGTTACAGGAACAAGGAGCTTCAGAGGTCCGCAGCTGTTCTGGGATACGCAGCACAT GCAGTCTTGCTCATAGCTTGCTATCTTGATGTTCCCCTCCGATATCCCTTGCGCTTTGGAGGATCCCGATCTTATGTGAGTGATCGCTTGCCTTCAGCTGATACAGCATCGGCTGGTTTAGCAAGTACCAGGAACACCAAATCACAACTAACAGAGTACCCCCTTTTCCTGGAATCCCAAGAAGACGACTCCACTAGTGCCTCCTATGCCATTTATTTGTTGCACAAG GATACGGAGCAGCTTCTGAACTATGTTGGAGCAGAGAGCTGTGGAAGGCACGTGTTTGGTAACCTGCGAGAACTTCTTAGGATCATACAGTCTGATGAGTTTGTGTACAGATGA